In Herbaspirillum sp. WKF16, one genomic interval encodes:
- the phhA gene encoding phenylalanine 4-monooxygenase yields the protein MSTNPNTDDFFATVATKSDSGALRGDYSQADANYVVAQNWDSYTPEQHARWRRLYERQAKLIPGRACDVFIDSLKALDVSQGIPRFDRTTEALYKATGWQLVAVPGLVPDQTFFEHLANRRFPVTVWLREEHEFDYIVEPDVFHDFFGHVPLLFNPIFADHLQEYGKGGLKALKLDGLACLARLYWYTIEFGLIQSEQGLRIYGAGILSSGGEVEYCLSSDRPRRIPFEVERIMRTLYKIDSYQETYFVIRDFEQLFNDTAPDFTPFYELLKQQEPLPVDTLLAGETNLPPNR from the coding sequence ATGAGCACCAATCCCAACACCGACGACTTCTTCGCCACCGTCGCGACAAAATCCGACAGCGGCGCATTGCGCGGCGACTACAGCCAGGCCGACGCCAACTACGTGGTGGCGCAGAACTGGGACAGCTATACCCCCGAGCAGCACGCGCGCTGGCGCCGCCTGTACGAGCGCCAGGCCAAACTGATTCCCGGCCGCGCCTGCGACGTCTTCATCGACAGCCTGAAGGCGCTCGACGTCTCGCAAGGCATCCCGCGCTTCGACCGCACCACCGAGGCCCTGTACAAGGCCACCGGCTGGCAGCTGGTGGCGGTGCCCGGCCTGGTGCCGGACCAGACCTTCTTCGAGCACCTGGCCAACCGCCGCTTCCCGGTCACCGTGTGGCTGCGCGAGGAGCATGAGTTCGACTACATCGTCGAGCCCGACGTGTTCCACGATTTCTTCGGTCACGTGCCGCTGCTGTTCAACCCGATCTTCGCCGATCACCTGCAGGAATACGGCAAGGGCGGATTGAAGGCGCTCAAGCTGGACGGCCTGGCCTGTCTCGCGCGCCTGTACTGGTACACCATCGAGTTCGGCCTGATCCAGAGCGAGCAGGGCCTGCGCATCTATGGCGCCGGCATCCTGTCCTCGGGCGGAGAGGTGGAATACTGCCTGTCGAGCGACCGGCCACGTCGGATTCCCTTCGAGGTCGAGCGCATCATGCGCACGCTCTACAAGATCGACTCGTATCAGGAAACCTACTTCGTGATCCGCGATTTCGAGCAGCTCTTCAACGACACCGCGCCGGACTTCACGCCGTTCTACGAGCTTCTCAAGCAGCAGGAGCCGTTGCCTGTCGACACGCTGCTGGCGGGCGAAACCAACCTGCCGCCCAATCGCTGA
- a CDS encoding GNAT family N-acetyltransferase, which yields MSTSLFSLLKRLWHREPQPGGAEPAKADKPTVFVKELSERARRHLMRHFLALEDKDRLLRFGSKLSDEMVARYVEHIDFARDTVFGVYDRRLRLLGVGHLAFAPRESSRVSGATIKPVVAEFGVSVSAAARGLGVGTKLFMRASMRCRNADVDTLYMHCLSSNKVMMHIASKAGMEIHRDYGEADAYLKIKPANSATVFQEAMEEQVAMLDYIVKANFKALLKWGARVTGIGAKGNGKDGPPPAAPPAS from the coding sequence ATGAGCACTTCCCTGTTTTCCCTGCTCAAGCGCCTGTGGCACCGGGAGCCCCAGCCCGGCGGCGCCGAACCGGCCAAGGCCGACAAGCCGACGGTCTTCGTCAAGGAACTCTCCGAGCGCGCGCGGCGCCACCTGATGCGCCATTTCCTCGCGCTGGAAGACAAGGACCGGCTGCTGCGCTTCGGTTCCAAGCTGTCCGACGAGATGGTCGCGCGTTACGTGGAGCACATCGACTTCGCGCGCGATACCGTCTTCGGCGTCTACGACCGCCGCCTGCGCCTGCTTGGCGTCGGACACCTGGCCTTCGCCCCGCGCGAGAGTTCGCGCGTCTCCGGCGCCACCATCAAGCCGGTGGTGGCCGAGTTCGGCGTCTCGGTCTCGGCCGCCGCGCGCGGCCTGGGCGTGGGCACCAAACTCTTCATGCGCGCCTCCATGCGCTGCCGCAACGCCGACGTCGATACGCTCTACATGCACTGCCTGTCGTCCAACAAGGTGATGATGCACATCGCCAGCAAGGCCGGCATGGAGATCCATCGCGACTACGGCGAGGCCGACGCCTATCTCAAGATCAAGCCGGCCAACTCCGCTACCGTCTTTCAGGAGGCGATGGAAGAGCAGGTCGCCATGCTGGACTACATCGTCAAGGCCAACTTCAAGGCGCTGCTGAAATGGGGCGCGCGGGTCACCGGCATCGGCGCCAAGGGCAACGGCAAGGACGGCCCGCCGCCTGCCGCGCCGCCCGCTTCCTGA
- a CDS encoding multifunctional CCA addition/repair protein, translating to MKTYTVGGAVRDGLLGLPVKDRDHVVVGATPQQMLEQGFRPVGKDFPVFLHPDTHEEYALARTERKTAPGYKGFAFHAAPDVTLEDDLARRDLTINAIAQDEDGSLVDPYHGQADIERRVFRHVSDAFIEDPVRILRLARFAARFADFTVAPETNALMRRMVADGEVDALVAERVWQEIARGLMERKPSRMFEVLRGCGALARIVPELDALWGVPQPEKWHPEIDTGVHVMLVIDWAASQGHALPIRFAALMHDLGKGATPPEMWPRHHGHEARSAQLAEQVCARLKVPGDCRDLALMTAREHGNVGRAFEMRPATLVTLFARCDAFRKPQRFVDMLRAAECDHRGRTGFEARPFPQAAYLEGALAAAAGIDAGAIAGRHQAEPQRIPEAILAARGERVAAFVEAHRPTPQ from the coding sequence ATGAAGACCTATACCGTCGGCGGCGCAGTGCGCGACGGCCTGCTCGGCCTGCCGGTGAAGGACCGCGACCACGTGGTCGTCGGCGCCACGCCGCAGCAGATGCTGGAGCAGGGCTTCCGCCCCGTGGGCAAGGACTTCCCGGTGTTCCTGCATCCCGACACCCATGAGGAATACGCGTTGGCCCGCACCGAGCGCAAGACCGCGCCCGGCTACAAGGGCTTCGCCTTCCACGCCGCGCCCGACGTCACCCTGGAAGACGACCTAGCGCGCCGCGACCTCACCATCAATGCCATCGCCCAGGACGAGGACGGTTCGCTGGTCGACCCCTATCACGGCCAGGCCGACATCGAACGGCGCGTCTTCCGCCACGTTTCCGACGCCTTCATCGAGGACCCGGTGCGCATCCTGCGCCTGGCCCGCTTCGCCGCGCGCTTTGCCGACTTCACCGTGGCGCCCGAGACCAACGCGCTGATGAGGCGCATGGTGGCCGACGGCGAAGTCGATGCGCTGGTGGCGGAGCGGGTATGGCAGGAGATCGCGCGGGGCCTGATGGAACGCAAGCCCTCGCGCATGTTCGAGGTGCTGCGCGGCTGCGGCGCGCTGGCGCGCATCGTGCCCGAGCTGGATGCCTTGTGGGGCGTGCCGCAGCCGGAAAAATGGCATCCTGAGATAGACACCGGCGTGCACGTGATGCTGGTGATCGACTGGGCCGCGAGCCAGGGCCATGCGTTGCCGATCCGCTTCGCCGCGCTGATGCACGACCTCGGCAAGGGCGCCACGCCGCCCGAGATGTGGCCGCGCCATCACGGCCACGAGGCGCGCAGCGCGCAATTGGCCGAGCAGGTCTGCGCGCGCCTGAAGGTGCCCGGCGACTGCCGCGACCTGGCGCTGATGACCGCGCGCGAGCACGGCAATGTCGGCCGCGCCTTCGAGATGCGGCCGGCCACGCTGGTTACCCTGTTTGCGCGTTGCGACGCCTTCCGCAAGCCGCAGCGCTTCGTCGACATGCTGCGCGCCGCCGAATGCGACCACCGCGGCCGCACCGGTTTCGAGGCGCGTCCCTTCCCGCAGGCCGCCTACCTGGAGGGCGCCCTGGCAGCCGCCGCCGGCATCGACGCCGGCGCCATCGCAGGCCGCCACCAGGCCGAGCCGCAGAGGATTCCCGAGGCGATCCTGGCCGCCCGCGGCGAGCGGGTCGCGGCCTTCGTCGAAGCCCACCGTCCGACGCCGCAATAA
- a CDS encoding glutathione S-transferase family protein: MQDTELDPVLSETLKKAGRHMPTLVIGNKNYSSWSMRPWVAMTAFEIPFKEVRVLLDQPDTAAEIAQYTGSGRVPVLLDGDIAIWDSLAICEYLAEQFPDRGLWPARTDARAIARSICAEMHSGFGGLRSAMSMDIRGRYPGQGRTPDAQADIARVCEIWEECLSQFGHHDFLFGDFSIADAFYAPVVMRFTSFQVPLAPALQAYADRVRAHPAVARWIAEALAEKEVLPDHK; this comes from the coding sequence ATGCAAGACACAGAACTTGATCCGGTATTGTCCGAGACGCTGAAAAAGGCCGGCCGCCACATGCCCACGCTGGTGATCGGCAACAAGAACTACTCCTCGTGGTCGATGCGTCCATGGGTGGCGATGACCGCCTTCGAGATCCCGTTCAAGGAAGTGCGCGTGCTGCTCGACCAGCCCGACACTGCCGCCGAGATTGCCCAATACACCGGTTCCGGCCGCGTGCCGGTGCTGCTCGACGGCGACATCGCGATCTGGGACTCGCTGGCCATCTGCGAATACCTGGCGGAGCAATTCCCCGACCGCGGCCTGTGGCCGGCGCGAACGGATGCCCGCGCCATCGCGCGCAGCATCTGCGCCGAGATGCACTCCGGCTTCGGCGGCCTGCGCAGCGCCATGAGCATGGATATCCGCGGCCGCTATCCCGGCCAGGGCCGCACCCCAGACGCCCAGGCCGACATCGCCCGCGTCTGCGAGATCTGGGAGGAGTGCCTGTCCCAGTTCGGTCACCATGATTTCCTGTTCGGCGACTTCTCGATCGCCGACGCCTTCTACGCGCCCGTGGTGATGCGCTTCACCAGCTTCCAGGTGCCGCTGGCGCCGGCGCTGCAGGCGTATGCCGACCGCGTGCGGGCGCATCCGGCGGTGGCGCGCTGGATCGCCGAGGCGCTGGCCGAGAAGGAAGTCCTGCCGGACCACAAATGA
- a CDS encoding complex I NDUFA9 subunit family protein — protein MAVRKILVIGGSGFIGTRLVRLLGAGTDYRVMVPTRRYERAKHLLVSPVVSVVQADVHDDAALSSLVAEADVVINLVGILHSRAGSPYGPDFDRQHVQLPRRIVAACLRHGVPRYLHMSALGADEHGASMYQRSKAAGEREALASPDLEAAVFRPSVVFGEGDHFLNMFAALQRSFPVIPLGSAGARFQPVHVGDVAQAFERAITLPHIAGNIYELAGPRQYSLRELVGLAGWYAGRQRPIIALPPALGMLQAWALEHLPGKLMSRDNVASMRVDNVTQAPIAAELGITPAALEEVAPLYLSPRDPQQRYDLFRSNARR, from the coding sequence ATGGCAGTACGCAAGATCCTCGTGATCGGCGGATCCGGTTTCATCGGCACTCGCCTCGTGCGCTTGTTGGGCGCGGGCACCGACTACCGGGTGATGGTGCCGACGCGCCGCTACGAACGCGCCAAGCACCTGCTGGTGTCGCCGGTGGTGTCGGTGGTGCAGGCGGACGTCCACGACGACGCCGCCCTGTCGTCGCTGGTCGCCGAGGCCGACGTGGTGATCAACTTGGTCGGCATCCTGCATTCGCGCGCCGGCAGCCCTTACGGGCCGGACTTTGATCGCCAGCATGTGCAGCTGCCGCGCCGCATCGTCGCGGCCTGCCTGCGTCACGGCGTACCGCGCTACCTGCACATGAGCGCGCTGGGCGCGGATGAACACGGCGCGTCGATGTACCAGCGCTCCAAGGCCGCCGGCGAACGCGAGGCGCTGGCCTCGCCCGATCTGGAGGCGGCGGTGTTCCGCCCTTCGGTGGTGTTCGGCGAGGGCGATCATTTCCTCAACATGTTCGCCGCCCTGCAGCGCAGCTTCCCGGTGATCCCGCTGGGCAGCGCCGGCGCGCGCTTCCAGCCGGTGCATGTGGGCGACGTCGCGCAGGCTTTCGAGCGCGCCATTACATTGCCGCACATTGCCGGCAACATATACGAGCTGGCCGGCCCGCGGCAATACAGCCTGCGCGAGCTGGTCGGGCTGGCCGGCTGGTATGCCGGGCGGCAGCGGCCCATCATCGCGCTGCCGCCAGCGCTGGGCATGCTCCAGGCCTGGGCGCTGGAGCACTTGCCCGGCAAGCTGATGAGCCGCGACAATGTCGCCTCGATGCGGGTGGACAACGTCACCCAGGCGCCGATCGCCGCCGAACTCGGCATTACCCCGGCGGCGCTGGAGGAAGTGGCGCCGCTCTACCTGTCGCCGCGCGATCCGCAGCAACGCTACGACCTGTTCCGCAGCAACGCGCGACGCTGA
- a CDS encoding lytic transglycosylase domain-containing protein, with protein MRLKNQSLNNRLRSLAASLAIPLALAAGVSSAVAPDAHAQKRMAADAAPDDIFLALRQAAASDNAALAQDLASRLSGYELASYVDYYRLKPRVRDYSASEQEIRDFMARYDGQAIVDRLRNDWLLALGKTGNWAVFDEQYPKFILNDDTQVKCFVLNSRALKGANVADEARALLVSPKDYGQGCSDLIATLAQNGQFTDADVWFQIRQAAENGNTTVARRASVLVDNGDVSVQQVMDRPALMLAKGPGRGAANHQLYIIALGRIAKSNPSQAATYLNDAGRQLTSQEAALGWAQIALAASYKLAPEAQDYWRKTKDATLSQDAMQWKVRMALRAGDWKTVRGTIEGMPAALRSDTAWVYWLGRALKEDGQNEAARRQFESISGNFSFYGQLALEELGQKITIPPGPTPPTAGEIALYSQNGGFKRSLKFYQLNLRFEAIREWNWELRNMTDRQLLAAAEYARQNDVLDRMVNTSDRTRAEFDFTQRFPAPHLPEMNAATRPLGMENAWIYGLIRQESRFIKAARSHVGASGLMQLMPATAKFVAKKIGMTEFTADQVNDINTNLLLGTSYLDMVLNNLEGSETLATAGYNAGPGRPRTWRATLPRTVEGAIFAEIIPFNETRGYVKNVMSNATYYAAMFENRPQSLKQRMGTVAPNSNVATDLP; from the coding sequence ATGCGTCTGAAGAATCAATCGCTCAACAATCGGCTGCGTTCGCTGGCCGCCTCCCTGGCCATTCCGCTGGCGCTGGCCGCGGGCGTCTCATCGGCCGTCGCGCCGGACGCCCATGCCCAGAAGCGAATGGCCGCCGACGCCGCGCCCGACGATATCTTCCTGGCGCTGCGCCAGGCCGCCGCCAGCGACAATGCCGCGCTGGCGCAGGACCTGGCTTCGCGCCTGTCGGGCTACGAGCTGGCATCCTATGTCGACTATTATCGGCTCAAACCGCGCGTGCGCGACTACAGCGCCAGCGAACAGGAAATTCGCGATTTCATGGCGCGCTACGATGGCCAGGCCATTGTCGATCGCCTGCGCAACGACTGGCTGCTGGCGCTGGGCAAGACCGGCAATTGGGCCGTGTTCGACGAGCAGTATCCCAAATTCATCCTCAACGACGACACCCAGGTCAAATGCTTCGTGCTGAACTCGCGCGCGCTCAAGGGCGCCAACGTGGCCGATGAGGCGCGCGCGTTGCTGGTGTCGCCCAAGGATTACGGCCAGGGCTGCAGCGACCTGATCGCCACCCTGGCGCAGAACGGCCAGTTCACCGATGCCGACGTCTGGTTCCAGATCCGGCAGGCCGCCGAGAACGGCAACACCACGGTTGCGCGCCGCGCCTCGGTGCTGGTCGACAACGGCGACGTCAGCGTGCAGCAGGTGATGGATCGCCCGGCGCTGATGCTGGCCAAGGGCCCCGGCCGCGGCGCGGCCAATCACCAGCTCTACATCATCGCGCTGGGCCGTATCGCCAAGAGCAATCCGTCCCAGGCGGCGACCTATCTCAACGACGCAGGACGCCAGCTGACATCGCAGGAAGCGGCGCTGGGTTGGGCGCAGATCGCACTGGCGGCGTCCTACAAGCTGGCGCCGGAAGCGCAGGACTATTGGCGCAAGACCAAGGACGCCACCCTCTCGCAGGATGCCATGCAATGGAAGGTCCGCATGGCCCTGCGCGCGGGCGACTGGAAAACGGTGCGCGGCACCATCGAAGGCATGCCTGCCGCGCTGCGCAGCGACACCGCCTGGGTCTACTGGCTGGGCCGGGCACTGAAGGAAGACGGCCAGAACGAGGCGGCGCGCCGCCAGTTCGAATCGATCTCCGGCAACTTCAGTTTCTACGGGCAGCTGGCGCTGGAAGAACTGGGCCAGAAGATCACCATCCCGCCCGGCCCAACGCCGCCCACCGCAGGCGAGATCGCCCTGTATTCGCAGAACGGCGGCTTCAAGCGTTCGCTGAAGTTCTACCAGCTCAACCTGCGTTTCGAGGCGATCCGCGAGTGGAACTGGGAGCTACGCAACATGACCGATCGCCAGCTGTTGGCCGCAGCCGAATATGCGCGCCAGAACGATGTGCTAGACCGCATGGTCAACACCTCCGACCGCACCCGCGCCGAGTTCGATTTCACCCAGCGCTTCCCTGCGCCGCACCTGCCGGAGATGAACGCCGCCACCCGTCCCCTGGGCATGGAGAACGCCTGGATCTACGGACTGATCAGGCAGGAGTCGCGCTTCATCAAGGCGGCGCGCTCGCACGTCGGCGCATCCGGCCTGATGCAGCTGATGCCGGCCACCGCCAAGTTCGTCGCCAAGAAGATCGGCATGACCGAGTTCACTGCGGATCAGGTCAACGACATCAACACCAACCTGCTGCTGGGCACCAGCTACCTGGACATGGTGCTCAACAACCTGGAAGGCTCCGAGACGCTGGCCACCGCCGGCTACAATGCCGGCCCCGGTCGCCCGCGCACCTGGCGCGCGACCTTGCCGCGCACGGTGGAGGGCGCGATCTTCGCCGAGATCATCCCATTCAACGAAACCCGGGGCTACGTCAAGAACGTGATGTCCAATGCGACCTACTATGCGGCCATGTTCGAGAACCGTCCGCAGTCGCTCAAGCAGCGCATGGGCACGGTGGCCCCCAATTCAAACGTCGCCACCGATCTGCCCTGA
- a CDS encoding 5-formyltetrahydrofolate cyclo-ligase: MTDPRIACGTAPQDAEQKLGARLKAALRADLLARRKALDSKGKSISDELIGRRLLDWCAAHAIGSLGVYHPIRREPDLLAAYNALAARGVHLSLPVVVGPDAPLDFRRWTTGDPLQKDALGTLVPAMDAPIVKPQALLVPCVGYTARGMRLGYGGGFYDRTLALPQRPLAVGVCYSFGLVEFDGEAHDIALDVVLTDAV; the protein is encoded by the coding sequence ATGACTGACCCAAGGATAGCATGCGGCACCGCGCCGCAAGACGCAGAACAGAAGCTTGGCGCACGCCTGAAAGCTGCCTTGCGGGCCGACCTGCTGGCGCGCCGCAAGGCGCTGGACAGCAAAGGAAAATCCATTTCCGATGAGCTGATCGGGCGCCGCCTGCTCGACTGGTGCGCAGCGCACGCCATCGGCAGCCTGGGCGTCTACCACCCGATCCGGCGCGAGCCCGATCTGCTTGCCGCCTATAACGCGCTGGCCGCACGCGGGGTGCACCTGTCGTTGCCGGTCGTAGTCGGCCCGGATGCGCCGCTGGATTTCCGGCGCTGGACGACAGGCGATCCGCTGCAAAAGGATGCGCTGGGCACGCTGGTTCCCGCCATGGACGCGCCGATCGTCAAGCCGCAGGCGCTGCTCGTCCCCTGCGTCGGTTATACGGCGCGCGGCATGAGGCTGGGCTATGGGGGCGGGTTCTATGACCGTACGCTGGCGCTCCCTCAGCGTCCGCTGGCGGTGGGCGTGTGTTATTCCTTCGGCCTGGTCGAATTCGACGGTGAAGCGCACGATATTGCGCTGGATGTTGTGCTCACTGATGCCGTGTAA
- the metF gene encoding methylenetetrahydrofolate reductase [NAD(P)H]: MSKHNFSIEFFPPKTPEGAEKLRATRAKLAELQPKYFSVTFGAGGSTQQGTRDTVLGIIGEGHEAAPHLSCIGSSRESLRAILTDYKANGVKRLVALRGDLPSGYGAMDQASSEFRYANELVEFVRAETGDWFNIEVAAYPEMHPQAKSPQDDVQNYVRKVKAGANSAITQYFYNADAYFRFVDDAARLGATVPVTAGIMPITNYSQLMRFSDMCGTEIPRWVRLKLASYGDDVESIRAFGLDVVTQLCERLLAGGAPGLHFYSLNQAAPTQAIWQNLVKR; the protein is encoded by the coding sequence ATGAGCAAGCATAATTTCAGTATCGAATTCTTTCCGCCAAAGACGCCGGAGGGCGCGGAAAAGCTGCGCGCCACGCGCGCCAAGCTGGCCGAGCTGCAGCCCAAGTATTTCTCGGTGACCTTCGGCGCCGGCGGTTCGACCCAGCAGGGGACGCGCGACACCGTGCTCGGCATCATCGGCGAAGGGCACGAGGCTGCGCCGCACCTGTCGTGCATCGGCAGTTCCCGGGAAAGCCTGCGCGCCATCCTGACCGACTATAAGGCCAATGGCGTCAAGCGCCTGGTGGCGCTGCGCGGCGACCTGCCCAGCGGCTATGGCGCGATGGATCAGGCGTCCAGCGAGTTCCGCTATGCCAATGAACTGGTCGAGTTCGTGCGCGCGGAAACCGGCGACTGGTTCAACATCGAGGTCGCGGCCTATCCTGAAATGCACCCCCAGGCAAAGTCGCCGCAAGACGACGTGCAGAACTACGTGCGCAAGGTGAAGGCGGGCGCCAACTCGGCCATCACTCAGTATTTCTATAATGCGGACGCCTACTTCCGCTTCGTGGATGACGCCGCCAGGCTGGGCGCGACTGTGCCGGTCACCGCCGGCATCATGCCCATCACCAATTACTCGCAGCTGATGCGTTTCTCCGATATGTGCGGCACCGAGATCCCGCGCTGGGTCCGTCTCAAGCTGGCCAGCTACGGCGACGATGTCGAATCGATTCGCGCCTTCGGCCTGGATGTGGTGACGCAACTGTGCGAGCGCCTGTTGGCCGGCGGCGCGCCAGGGCTGCACTTCTATTCATTGAACCAGGCGGCTCCGACCCAGGCGATCTGGCAGAACTTGGTGAAGCGATAA
- a CDS encoding phage holin family protein, whose product MRLLLTWLINALALLAVPYLMHSVQVDSFGAALLAALILGFVNTIVRPILVVLTLPVTLVTLGLFILVINGLMFWVVAQLVGGFHVAGFWAAVGGALLYSIVSWALSTLLLKSGSNT is encoded by the coding sequence ATGCGCCTCTTGCTGACCTGGCTCATCAACGCCCTGGCCTTGCTGGCCGTTCCCTACCTGATGCATTCCGTGCAAGTCGACAGTTTCGGTGCCGCCCTGCTGGCCGCGCTTATACTCGGCTTCGTCAACACCATCGTGCGTCCCATACTGGTAGTGCTGACCCTGCCGGTCACGCTGGTGACGCTTGGCCTGTTCATCCTCGTTATCAATGGCCTGATGTTCTGGGTAGTGGCGCAGCTCGTGGGCGGATTCCATGTCGCCGGGTTCTGGGCTGCCGTGGGCGGGGCGCTGTTGTACAGCATTGTGTCGTGGGCGTTGTCCACGCTGTTGCTGAAATCGGGATCGAACACATGA
- the ahcY gene encoding adenosylhomocysteinase, with product MNSAVAMSTTAASQDFIIADIGLADWGRKEIKIAETEMPGLMAIRDEFAASQPLKGARITGSLHMTIQTAVLIQTLEALGAQVRWASCNIYSTQDHAAAAIAANGTPVFAVKGENLDEYWEYTHRIFEWTDGGYSNMILDDGGDATLLLHLGARAEKDISVLAKPDSEEAVCLFNSIKRYLAKDAAWYSKRLKEIKGVTEETTTGVHRLYQMHKEGKLAFPAINVNDSVTKSKFDNLYGCRESLVDGIKRATDVMVAGKVAIVAGYGDVGKGSAQALRALSAQVWVTEIDPICALQAAMEGYRVVTMDYAAEHGDIFVTCTGNYHVITHEHMKKMKDQAIVCNIGHFDNEIEVAALKQYTWDNIKPQVDHVIFPDGKRIILLAEGRLVNLGCGTGHPSYVMSSSFANQTIAQIELFVNTKDYPVGVYTLPKHLDEKVARLQLKKLNAQLSELTPEQAAYIGVKVDGPYKADHYRY from the coding sequence GTGAACAGCGCCGTTGCCATGTCTACTACTGCCGCATCCCAAGATTTCATCATCGCCGATATCGGCCTGGCCGATTGGGGCCGCAAGGAAATCAAGATCGCCGAGACCGAAATGCCGGGCCTGATGGCGATCCGCGACGAGTTTGCCGCATCGCAACCGCTCAAGGGCGCGCGCATCACCGGCTCGCTGCACATGACGATCCAGACCGCAGTGCTGATCCAGACGCTGGAAGCGCTGGGCGCGCAAGTGCGCTGGGCATCCTGCAACATCTACTCGACCCAGGACCACGCTGCCGCAGCCATCGCCGCCAACGGCACCCCGGTGTTCGCCGTCAAGGGCGAGAACCTGGATGAATACTGGGAGTACACCCACCGCATCTTCGAGTGGACCGATGGCGGCTACTCCAACATGATCCTGGACGATGGCGGCGACGCCACCCTGCTGCTGCATCTGGGCGCGCGCGCCGAGAAGGACATCTCGGTGCTGGCCAAGCCGGATTCGGAAGAGGCGGTCTGCCTGTTCAACTCGATCAAGCGCTACCTGGCCAAGGATGCCGCCTGGTATTCCAAGCGCCTCAAGGAAATCAAGGGCGTTACCGAAGAGACCACCACCGGCGTGCATCGCCTGTACCAGATGCATAAGGAAGGCAAGCTGGCCTTCCCGGCGATCAACGTCAACGACTCGGTCACCAAGTCCAAGTTCGACAACCTGTACGGCTGCCGCGAATCGCTGGTGGACGGTATCAAGCGCGCCACCGACGTGATGGTGGCTGGCAAGGTCGCCATCGTGGCCGGCTACGGCGACGTCGGCAAGGGCTCGGCCCAGGCCTTGCGCGCACTGTCGGCGCAAGTCTGGGTCACCGAGATCGACCCGATCTGCGCACTGCAGGCCGCCATGGAAGGCTACCGCGTGGTGACCATGGACTACGCAGCAGAACACGGCGACATCTTCGTCACCTGCACCGGCAACTATCATGTGATCACCCATGAGCACATGAAGAAGATGAAGGACCAGGCCATCGTCTGCAACATCGGCCACTTCGACAACGAAATCGAAGTCGCCGCCCTGAAGCAGTACACCTGGGACAACATCAAGCCGCAGGTCGACCACGTGATCTTCCCGGACGGCAAGCGCATCATCCTGCTGGCCGAAGGCCGCCTGGTCAACCTGGGTTGCGGCACCGGCCACCCGTCCTATGTGATGAGCTCGTCGTTCGCCAACCAGACCATCGCCCAGATCGAACTGTTCGTGAACACCAAGGACTACCCGGTCGGTGTCTACACGCTGCCCAAGCACCTGGACGAGAAGGTCGCGCGTCTGCAACTCAAGAAGCTCAACGCCCAGCTCTCCGAGCTGACGCCGGAGCAAGCCGCCTACATCGGCGTGAAGGTCGACGGCCCGTACAAGGCCGACCACTACCGCTACTGA